The Nitriliruptor alkaliphilus DSM 45188 genome includes a region encoding these proteins:
- a CDS encoding ABC transporter permease, whose amino-acid sequence MAGTTTETAPPAAVEERLRQVSPIKKLLTRPELGALVGVVIVWAFFAIVAWDNNFVSWSVTAAILNRAAPLGILAVAVALLMIAGEFDLSVGSAIGFSGMVVMILVTPEAMGGLGWGLWPAILAALVIMLVVGFFNGTLVILTRLPSFIITLGMLLILRGLAIAVPRVMTNRTQLSGLGQVEGYGLAHALFAKQIQLFGSAFRVSILWWVGLTALATWVLLRTRQGNWIFGAGGAADAARNIGVPVVRVKVALFMMTAVAAMLAMLVTVIPADGADSLRGTLREFEAIIAVVIGGTLLTGGYGSAVGAFLGALIFAMVQQGIIVTGVDGDWFQVFVGAVLVLAVIFNNYVRQKAMRG is encoded by the coding sequence GTGGCCGGTACGACTACTGAGACCGCCCCCCCGGCGGCCGTGGAGGAACGCCTCCGGCAGGTCAGTCCGATCAAGAAGCTGCTCACGCGCCCGGAACTCGGTGCCCTGGTGGGCGTCGTCATCGTGTGGGCGTTCTTCGCGATCGTGGCCTGGGACAACAACTTCGTCAGCTGGAGCGTGACTGCCGCGATCTTGAACCGGGCTGCGCCGCTCGGCATCCTCGCGGTGGCCGTCGCCCTGCTCATGATCGCGGGGGAGTTCGACCTCTCCGTCGGATCCGCCATCGGGTTCTCGGGCATGGTCGTCATGATCCTCGTGACACCCGAGGCGATGGGTGGACTCGGGTGGGGACTGTGGCCCGCCATCCTGGCCGCGCTCGTGATCATGCTCGTCGTCGGGTTCTTCAACGGGACCCTGGTGATCCTGACCAGACTGCCCAGCTTCATCATCACGCTGGGGATGCTGCTCATCCTCCGGGGTCTGGCGATCGCCGTACCCCGTGTGATGACCAACCGCACCCAGCTCTCGGGTCTCGGCCAGGTCGAGGGCTACGGCCTCGCCCACGCGCTGTTCGCGAAGCAGATCCAGCTGTTCGGGAGCGCCTTCCGGGTCTCGATCCTCTGGTGGGTCGGCCTGACCGCGCTGGCCACCTGGGTGCTGCTGCGCACACGGCAGGGCAACTGGATCTTCGGCGCCGGTGGAGCCGCAGACGCGGCTCGCAACATCGGTGTCCCCGTCGTCCGAGTCAAGGTGGCCCTGTTCATGATGACGGCGGTCGCCGCGATGCTCGCCATGCTCGTGACGGTGATCCCCGCCGACGGTGCCGACTCCCTGCGCGGCACCCTGCGCGAGTTCGAGGCCATCATCGCCGTCGTGATCGGCGGCACGCTGCTGACGGGTGGCTACGGCTCGGCGGTCGGGGCGTTCCTCGGTGCGCTGATCTTCGCGATGGTGCAGCAGGGGATCATCGTCACCGGCGTCGACGGTGACTGGTTCCAGGTGTTCGTCGGCGCGGTGCTGGTCCTCGCCGTGATCTTCAACAACTACGTCCGACAGAAGGCGATGCGCGGATGA
- a CDS encoding ATP-binding cassette domain-containing protein: MSTTTNGPAPLLEVRSISKYFGSVIALQDVSMFVRAGEVTCLLGDNGAGKSTLIKTLAGVHRPDEGEYRFDGEQMEFDSPREALEQGIATVYQDLAMIPLMSIWRNFFLGSEPRKGFGPVKWFDVEGAKATTREEMGKMGIDVRDPDQPVGTLSGGERQSVAIARAVYFGAKVLILDEPTAALGVKQAGVVLRYILQAKQRGIGVIFITHNPHHAYPVGDHFVILRRGRIFGDFAKEDLALEQLVQMMAGGADLEVLSHELRAAAEGSTPAEAAELAEAAREFEAEAHGE; encoded by the coding sequence ATGAGCACGACAACGAACGGCCCGGCCCCGTTGCTCGAGGTCAGGAGCATCTCGAAGTACTTCGGCAGCGTCATCGCACTCCAGGATGTGTCGATGTTCGTGCGTGCCGGTGAGGTCACCTGCCTGCTGGGCGACAACGGTGCCGGCAAGTCGACCCTCATCAAGACCCTGGCAGGTGTCCACCGGCCAGACGAGGGCGAGTACCGGTTCGACGGGGAGCAGATGGAGTTCGACTCCCCCCGGGAGGCACTGGAGCAGGGGATCGCGACCGTCTACCAGGACCTCGCGATGATCCCGCTCATGTCGATCTGGCGGAACTTCTTCCTCGGCTCCGAGCCGAGGAAGGGGTTCGGGCCGGTGAAGTGGTTCGACGTGGAGGGCGCGAAGGCGACCACCCGCGAAGAGATGGGCAAGATGGGGATCGACGTACGCGATCCCGACCAGCCGGTCGGCACCCTGTCGGGGGGCGAGCGCCAGTCGGTCGCGATCGCTCGTGCGGTCTACTTCGGCGCCAAGGTGCTGATCCTCGACGAGCCCACCGCTGCACTCGGGGTCAAGCAGGCCGGCGTCGTGCTGCGCTACATCCTGCAGGCCAAGCAGCGCGGTATCGGTGTGATCTTCATCACCCACAACCCGCACCACGCCTACCCGGTCGGGGACCACTTCGTGATCCTCCGCCGCGGCAGGATCTTCGGGGACTTCGCGAAGGAGGATCTCGCGCTCGAGCAGCTGGTCCAGATGATGGCCGGAGGCGCCGACCTCGAGGTGCTGTCCCACGAGCTCCGGGCCGCTGCCGAGGGCAGCACGCCGGCCGAGGCTGCGGAGCTCGCCGAAGCCGCCCGGGAGTTCGAGGCCGAGGCGCACGGGGAGTGA
- a CDS encoding Gfo/Idh/MocA family protein: MEQTTPRADGPAELGIGVVGFGWMGQVHTRAYTRVRHHYPDLAVTPRLVAVVDEVADRAEHDARPYGFPRVARHWRELVEDPEIEAVSVTVPNFLHREIGVAFAEAGKHLWIEKPVGRDLAEARDVARAVAAGGVRSTVGFNYRFVPAVAHARQLIRDGQLGRVTHASVRLLADYAAHPQGVLSWRFQRALAGSGVMGDLVSHGIDLVHHLLGDVDRLVADEAVFIPERPRPGGATSHYATGDGELGPVENEDWVACLLRLASGGRVTLEASRVSVGEQNNYGFEVHGTDGAVAWDFRRMGELVHTAGDGHQNQARTTVLVGPGHGEVHRFQPAASIPMSFDDLKVAEAASFLRSIAEQEPHGPTIDDAVRAAAAMQAMTRSLASGTWEQVERFVPEAEGIS; the protein is encoded by the coding sequence ATGGAGCAGACCACGCCGCGGGCGGACGGTCCCGCGGAGCTCGGCATCGGCGTCGTCGGCTTCGGCTGGATGGGGCAGGTGCACACGCGCGCGTACACCCGGGTCCGCCATCACTACCCGGACCTGGCGGTGACACCGAGGCTGGTCGCCGTCGTCGACGAGGTGGCCGATCGAGCCGAGCACGACGCTCGCCCGTACGGCTTCCCGCGTGTGGCGAGGCACTGGCGGGAGCTGGTGGAGGATCCGGAGATCGAGGCCGTGAGCGTCACGGTGCCGAACTTCCTCCACCGTGAGATCGGCGTCGCCTTCGCCGAGGCCGGAAAGCACCTGTGGATCGAGAAGCCGGTGGGTCGCGATCTGGCCGAGGCCCGGGACGTCGCGCGCGCTGTCGCGGCGGGGGGCGTGCGATCCACCGTGGGCTTCAACTACCGGTTCGTCCCCGCCGTGGCGCACGCCCGGCAGCTCATCCGCGACGGACAGCTCGGCCGCGTCACGCACGCCAGCGTCCGGCTGCTGGCGGACTACGCGGCACATCCGCAGGGCGTGCTGTCGTGGCGCTTCCAGCGCGCCCTCGCGGGCTCGGGGGTGATGGGCGACCTGGTGTCCCACGGCATCGACCTGGTCCACCACCTGCTGGGTGACGTCGACCGTCTCGTCGCCGACGAGGCCGTGTTCATCCCGGAGCGTCCCCGGCCGGGAGGCGCCACCAGCCACTACGCGACCGGTGACGGCGAGCTCGGACCGGTCGAGAACGAGGACTGGGTCGCCTGCCTGCTGCGGCTCGCCAGCGGCGGCCGTGTGACGCTGGAGGCCAGCCGCGTCAGCGTCGGTGAGCAGAACAACTACGGCTTCGAGGTCCACGGCACCGACGGTGCCGTGGCTTGGGACTTCCGGCGCATGGGCGAGCTCGTGCACACCGCCGGTGACGGTCACCAGAACCAGGCCCGGACCACCGTGCTGGTCGGCCCCGGCCACGGCGAGGTCCACCGGTTCCAGCCGGCCGCGTCCATCCCCATGAGCTTCGATGACCTCAAGGTCGCCGAAGCCGCCAGCTTCCTGCGGTCGATCGCCGAGCAGGAACCTCACGGGCCGACGATCGACGACGCGGTCCGGGCCGCCGCGGCGATGCAGGCCATGACCCGATCCCTCGCCTCCGGCACGTGGGAGCAGGTGGAGCGGTTCGTGCCTGAGGCGGAGGGGATCAGCTAG
- a CDS encoding IclR family transcriptional regulator, protein MSVDAVPGDTRPKAAVQSVDRAISIMEILARDGWSGVTEISKELEVHKSTVFRLMATLEARGIVEQHAGSQKYRLGFAMVRLAAGISGDVDLAEIARDVCEDLSARTNETVNLAVLRDGEVVSIEQINLSSAIISVDWVGQFHPLHATATGKVFLAFGSGELHDGDTLDLPSVTPHTLTDPELLRKDLEAVREQGYAITVSELEMGLNAVAAPVRQADGSLVAAIVISGPEYRFHERDLHDVGGLVRAAAESVSRRLGWLA, encoded by the coding sequence ATGAGCGTTGACGCTGTGCCAGGTGACACCCGCCCGAAGGCAGCGGTGCAGTCCGTCGACCGTGCCATCTCCATCATGGAGATCCTCGCGCGTGACGGCTGGTCGGGCGTCACCGAGATCTCCAAGGAACTGGAGGTGCACAAGTCCACCGTGTTCCGTCTGATGGCGACGCTGGAGGCGCGCGGCATCGTCGAGCAGCACGCTGGCAGCCAGAAGTACCGCCTGGGCTTCGCGATGGTGCGTCTGGCAGCGGGCATCAGCGGCGACGTCGATCTCGCCGAGATCGCTCGCGATGTCTGCGAGGACCTGAGCGCCCGGACCAACGAGACGGTCAACCTCGCGGTCTTGCGGGACGGCGAGGTGGTCAGCATCGAGCAGATCAACCTCTCGTCGGCGATCATCTCCGTCGACTGGGTGGGCCAGTTCCATCCCCTGCACGCCACCGCGACCGGCAAGGTGTTCCTGGCCTTCGGGTCCGGTGAGCTCCATGACGGCGACACGCTCGACCTGCCCAGCGTCACGCCGCACACGCTGACCGACCCGGAGCTGCTGCGCAAGGACCTCGAGGCGGTCCGTGAGCAGGGCTACGCGATCACGGTGAGCGAGCTGGAGATGGGACTCAACGCCGTGGCCGCACCGGTCCGCCAGGCGGATGGTTCCCTGGTCGCGGCCATCGTGATCTCCGGTCCGGAGTACCGCTTCCACGAGCGGGATCTGCACGATGTCGGTGGCCTCGTGCGCGCTGCGGCCGAGAGCGTCTCGCGTCGGCTCGGCTGGCTCGCCTGA
- a CDS encoding BCCT family transporter — protein sequence MLARSREHIHPVVFPVSAGVIVLFVIYGALFSEDADRRLGATRDWITANLGWFMIGAIGLLLLFCLWLVIGRYASVKLGPDDAVPDYSYLTWFAMLFSAGMGIGLVFWGVAEPVFHFAGAPRVESNTAEAAREALLLSFHHWGLGAWAVYAVLGLSLAYFGYRHDLPMTVRSALYPLIGERMHGWAGNLVDTLAIFGTMFGVATSLGLGVAQINAGLNRVLGVGVSQGVQISLIAGITLVATISVVTGIDKGIRRLSELNITLAGLLLLFIALVGPTMLLLGAYVENIGNYVTNFVELLFWSGSYDNEQGAWLSGWTIFYWAWWVSWAPFVGTFIARISRGRTIREFILGVLLVPSAVSFLWFTVMGNSALEIELEGAGDIVGPTFEATEFAMFALLEQLPWTTLTSIVTIFVIVVFFVTSSDSASYVIDMIASGGSLNPPVGMRVFWAVSEGVVAAVLLAAGGLGALQAGAIATGLPFTVVLLVAMVGIMKGLRSEQPGMTLRDVVAAPLIEGSTDRREARRTAAARTQAAPGEPTDGEPRDDTLTPQ from the coding sequence ATGCTGGCACGGTCCAGAGAGCACATCCATCCCGTGGTGTTCCCCGTCTCGGCGGGCGTCATCGTCCTGTTCGTCATCTACGGGGCACTGTTCAGCGAGGACGCCGACCGGCGCCTCGGTGCGACGCGTGACTGGATCACGGCGAACCTCGGCTGGTTCATGATCGGTGCGATCGGGCTGCTGCTGCTGTTCTGCCTGTGGCTGGTGATCGGGCGCTACGCCAGCGTCAAGCTCGGCCCGGATGACGCCGTCCCGGACTACAGCTACCTCACCTGGTTCGCGATGCTGTTCAGCGCCGGCATGGGCATCGGGCTGGTGTTCTGGGGCGTCGCCGAGCCCGTCTTCCACTTTGCGGGCGCACCACGCGTGGAATCCAACACCGCCGAGGCTGCGCGCGAGGCTCTGCTGCTGAGCTTCCACCACTGGGGACTCGGGGCCTGGGCCGTCTACGCCGTCCTCGGCCTGTCGCTGGCCTACTTCGGCTACCGGCACGATCTGCCCATGACCGTCCGCTCCGCCCTCTACCCCTTGATCGGGGAGCGGATGCACGGGTGGGCGGGCAACCTGGTCGACACCCTGGCCATCTTCGGGACCATGTTCGGCGTCGCGACGTCCCTCGGCCTCGGGGTCGCCCAGATCAACGCGGGCCTCAACCGCGTCCTCGGCGTGGGGGTCAGCCAGGGCGTGCAGATCAGCCTGATCGCCGGCATCACCCTGGTCGCCACGATCTCGGTGGTGACCGGCATCGACAAGGGGATCCGCCGCCTGTCGGAACTCAACATCACCCTGGCGGGACTGTTGCTGCTGTTCATCGCACTCGTCGGACCGACGATGCTGCTCCTCGGCGCCTACGTCGAGAACATCGGCAACTACGTCACCAACTTCGTGGAACTGCTGTTCTGGAGCGGCAGCTACGACAACGAGCAGGGCGCCTGGCTGAGCGGCTGGACCATCTTCTACTGGGCCTGGTGGGTGTCCTGGGCGCCCTTCGTGGGGACGTTCATCGCTCGCATCTCCCGCGGCCGGACCATCCGCGAGTTCATCCTCGGCGTGCTGCTCGTGCCGTCGGCGGTCTCGTTCCTGTGGTTCACCGTGATGGGCAACTCCGCCCTGGAGATCGAGCTGGAAGGCGCCGGCGACATCGTCGGACCGACCTTCGAGGCGACCGAGTTCGCCATGTTCGCGCTGCTCGAGCAGCTCCCGTGGACGACCTTGACGTCGATCGTGACGATCTTCGTGATCGTGGTGTTCTTCGTCACCAGCTCCGACTCGGCCTCCTACGTCATCGACATGATCGCGTCCGGTGGGTCGCTGAACCCGCCGGTCGGCATGCGGGTCTTCTGGGCGGTCTCGGAGGGTGTCGTCGCGGCGGTGCTGCTGGCTGCCGGCGGCTTGGGTGCCCTCCAGGCCGGGGCGATCGCGACGGGTCTGCCCTTCACCGTCGTGTTGCTCGTGGCGATGGTCGGGATCATGAAGGGGCTCCGCAGCGAACAGCCAGGGATGACCCTGCGCGATGTGGTGGCGGCACCACTGATCGAAGGTTCGACGGACCGGCGCGAAGCACGGCGCACGGCGGCCGCCCGTACCCAGGCGGCGCCGGGGGAGCCGACGGACGGTGAACCGCGCGACGACACGCTGACACCGCAGTAG
- a CDS encoding universal stress protein — translation MERVMVGVDASKTSVDALQRAADEARWRGAVLEIVYIFDPPEQVTAFPVPPSKGRDVARDIEVVRAQATEQLEAWVKETGVDVGDLEVEWSILADRRPSRAIIERSGDADLVVVGARGRGGFAGLKLGSVSEQVIRHAKSPVLVVRESTQ, via the coding sequence ATGGAACGCGTGATGGTCGGTGTCGACGCATCCAAGACCTCGGTCGACGCGCTGCAGCGCGCGGCGGACGAGGCCCGCTGGCGGGGTGCCGTGCTGGAGATCGTGTACATCTTCGATCCGCCCGAACAGGTGACCGCCTTCCCGGTCCCGCCCTCCAAGGGGCGCGATGTCGCGCGTGACATCGAGGTGGTGCGTGCCCAGGCCACCGAGCAGCTGGAGGCGTGGGTGAAGGAGACAGGGGTCGACGTCGGTGACCTCGAGGTCGAGTGGTCGATCCTCGCCGATCGCCGCCCGTCGCGAGCGATCATCGAGCGCTCTGGCGACGCCGATCTGGTGGTCGTGGGAGCGCGGGGTCGCGGCGGCTTCGCGGGCCTGAAGCTCGGCTCGGTCAGCGAGCAGGTGATCCGCCACGCCAAGTCACCCGTCCTGGTCGTACGCGAGTCGACCCAGTAG
- a CDS encoding pyridoxal-phosphate dependent enzyme: MDPSRPHGPSGDILDAIGDTPLVCVDGVWAKLEFLNPSGSVKARLARYIIERAEAEGLLRPGDTIVEASSGNTGNAMAMLAAVKGYRMVVVMPRGMSPERSAISRAFGAEVELVGDFQVNAALARAQELGRLPGYFAPGQFESEWNVEENRTWLGPEILRQLPDGVRPDALVMGVGTGGTLIGVGQAFREVNPQVRLVALEPAESCTILCGEVGHHLIEGISDGFVPGILSRHRDLVDDVVSVASVESVAAMRRLARDHGMFVGPSSGAHFVAAQRLRAEDPSLSTIVTVFCDEGEKYLSQLFSDVTTT, encoded by the coding sequence TTGGACCCCTCGCGGCCGCACGGACCGTCTGGCGACATCCTCGACGCCATCGGCGACACCCCGCTGGTCTGCGTCGACGGTGTCTGGGCGAAGCTCGAGTTCCTCAACCCGTCGGGGTCGGTCAAGGCGCGGCTGGCCCGCTACATCATCGAGCGTGCCGAGGCCGAGGGACTGCTGCGTCCCGGTGACACCATCGTCGAGGCCTCCAGCGGCAACACGGGCAACGCCATGGCGATGCTCGCTGCGGTCAAGGGCTACCGCATGGTCGTGGTCATGCCACGAGGCATGAGCCCGGAACGGTCCGCGATCTCCCGGGCGTTCGGCGCCGAGGTGGAGCTGGTCGGCGACTTCCAGGTCAACGCGGCCCTGGCCCGAGCGCAGGAACTGGGGCGACTCCCCGGGTACTTCGCGCCCGGACAGTTCGAGTCGGAGTGGAACGTCGAGGAGAACCGCACCTGGCTGGGACCAGAGATCCTGCGGCAGCTTCCCGATGGCGTCCGCCCGGATGCACTCGTCATGGGCGTGGGTACCGGTGGGACCCTGATCGGCGTCGGCCAGGCCTTCCGTGAGGTCAACCCGCAGGTCCGCCTGGTCGCCCTCGAGCCCGCCGAATCCTGCACCATCCTGTGTGGCGAGGTGGGACACCACCTCATCGAAGGCATCTCGGACGGTTTCGTCCCCGGGATCCTCTCCCGCCACCGCGACCTCGTCGACGACGTCGTGTCGGTCGCCAGCGTCGAGAGCGTGGCGGCCATGAGACGGCTGGCCCGCGACCACGGCATGTTCGTCGGTCCGAGCTCCGGTGCCCACTTCGTCGCCGCACAGCGACTGCGCGCCGAGGACCCCTCGCTCTCGACCATCGTCACGGTCTTCTGCGACGAGGGCGAGAAGTACCTCAGCCAGCTCTTCAGCGACGTGACGACGACCTGA
- a CDS encoding methylenetetrahydrofolate reductase, whose translation MSFDTSVRSMAPRVRDDLAATLERARFEILPIAGVDEQIAHLPAGAAVTVTASPSKGIDATLDLCARLVDRDLQVIPHLSARLVRDRRHLADLLRRLRDLGIDAAFVVAGDAPEAAGPYEGAADLLREMADLGHELREIGITGYPESHAFIPDDDTIRAMSDKAPYATHIVSQICYDPAVIVGWIQAVRARGITLPIHLGIPGAVDRAKLVRISMRVGLGDSVRFLRKQSGVVSRLLTGYTADDLVSELAETVADRDSGVAGWHLFTFNHVDQTERWRQQLLAQLRTTADDRVTDTDQRRAPRRGARA comes from the coding sequence ATGAGCTTCGACACATCCGTTCGCTCGATGGCGCCCCGTGTCCGGGATGATCTGGCGGCGACGCTCGAGCGGGCACGCTTCGAGATCCTGCCGATCGCCGGCGTCGACGAGCAGATCGCCCACCTGCCGGCCGGCGCGGCGGTCACGGTCACCGCGTCCCCGTCCAAGGGCATCGACGCGACCCTCGACCTGTGCGCGCGACTGGTGGACCGCGATCTCCAGGTCATCCCGCACCTGTCGGCCCGCCTCGTCCGCGACCGACGCCACCTCGCCGATCTGTTGCGGCGCCTGCGGGACCTCGGGATCGACGCCGCGTTCGTGGTCGCGGGCGACGCGCCCGAGGCCGCCGGACCGTACGAAGGCGCAGCCGACCTGCTGAGGGAGATGGCCGACCTGGGCCACGAGCTGCGGGAGATCGGCATCACCGGCTACCCCGAGAGCCACGCCTTCATCCCCGACGACGACACCATCCGGGCGATGTCCGACAAGGCGCCCTACGCGACGCACATCGTCTCGCAGATCTGTTACGACCCCGCCGTCATCGTCGGCTGGATCCAGGCCGTTCGTGCCCGCGGGATCACGCTCCCGATCCACCTCGGCATCCCCGGTGCCGTCGACCGGGCCAAGCTCGTACGCATCTCGATGCGCGTCGGCCTCGGCGATTCGGTCCGCTTCCTGCGCAAGCAGTCAGGCGTGGTGTCCCGGCTGCTGACCGGCTACACGGCCGACGACCTCGTGTCCGAGCTCGCCGAGACGGTGGCCGACCGCGACAGCGGCGTCGCCGGTTGGCACCTGTTCACCTTCAACCACGTCGACCAGACCGAGCGCTGGCGCCAGCAACTGCTGGCCCAGCTCCGCACCACCGCGGACGATCGGGTGACCGACACCGACCAGCGGCGCGCCCCGCGCCGAGGAGCACGGGCATGA
- a CDS encoding formate--tetrahydrofolate ligase, translating into MSGFPSDLQIARQATLRPLDDIAADMGIGPHLLERYGDGVAKIKLAAIEELADRPAARYVVVSAITPTPLGEGKTTTTVGLGQGFSHIGRRATVAIRQPSMGPTFGIKGGAAGGGYSQVVPMELLNLHLTGDMHAVTAAHNLLAAMIDNHVHHNDDFFNVDRHSVTWRRVLDVNDRALRNIISGLGSRLDGVIREAGFDITAASEVMAVLALSTSLQDMRERMGRIVIGNSTEGKPITAEDLRAAGAMTVIMREAIKPNLMQTLENTPVLVHAGPFGNIAHGNSSIVADLIGIRGGDYLITEAGFGADMGAERFFNIKCRASGLTPDAAVLVATVRALKAHSGRHKVVAGRPLPEGMLPENPGDVEAGADNLRKQIENIRVHGVSPVVAINAFPTDHPSEHEAIRRIAEEMGARVAVSSHFSDGGRGAAELAEAVAEAAEEPSEFRLLYPDEASLREKIEAVATKVYGADGVSYDLSAQRQLDSYEANGFGHLPVCIAKTHLSISSDPTLTGAPTGWTLPVREVRASVGAGFVYPICGDMRTMPGLSSNPAAHHIDIDEDGEIVGLS; encoded by the coding sequence ATGAGCGGCTTCCCCAGCGATCTCCAGATCGCACGCCAGGCGACGTTGCGGCCACTCGACGACATCGCCGCCGACATGGGCATCGGCCCCCACCTGTTGGAGCGGTACGGCGACGGCGTCGCCAAGATCAAGCTGGCCGCCATCGAGGAGCTGGCCGACCGGCCGGCCGCCCGCTACGTGGTGGTGTCGGCCATCACCCCCACGCCGCTCGGTGAGGGTAAGACCACCACGACGGTCGGTCTCGGGCAGGGGTTCTCGCACATCGGGCGGCGGGCCACGGTGGCGATCCGACAGCCGTCGATGGGCCCCACGTTCGGCATCAAGGGCGGCGCGGCGGGCGGCGGGTACAGCCAGGTCGTCCCGATGGAGCTGCTCAACCTCCACCTGACCGGCGACATGCACGCCGTGACCGCGGCCCACAACCTCCTCGCAGCGATGATCGACAACCACGTCCACCACAACGACGACTTCTTCAACGTCGATCGCCACTCGGTGACCTGGCGGCGGGTCCTGGACGTCAACGACCGGGCCCTGCGCAACATCATCAGCGGGCTCGGCTCCCGCCTCGACGGGGTGATCCGCGAGGCCGGGTTCGACATCACGGCCGCCTCCGAGGTGATGGCGGTGCTGGCCCTGTCCACCTCGCTCCAGGACATGCGTGAGCGGATGGGGCGGATCGTCATCGGCAACAGCACCGAGGGCAAGCCCATCACGGCCGAGGACCTCAGGGCCGCGGGCGCCATGACGGTCATCATGCGTGAGGCGATCAAGCCCAACCTGATGCAGACCCTGGAGAACACGCCGGTCCTGGTGCACGCCGGTCCGTTCGGCAACATCGCCCACGGCAACTCGTCCATCGTCGCCGATCTGATCGGGATCCGCGGCGGCGACTACCTGATCACCGAGGCCGGGTTCGGCGCCGACATGGGGGCCGAGCGGTTCTTCAACATCAAGTGCCGCGCCTCCGGGCTGACGCCCGATGCGGCCGTGCTGGTGGCCACGGTCCGTGCTCTCAAGGCGCACTCCGGCCGCCACAAGGTCGTCGCCGGTCGGCCGCTGCCCGAGGGGATGCTCCCCGAGAACCCCGGGGACGTGGAAGCTGGCGCGGACAACCTCCGCAAGCAGATCGAGAACATCCGGGTCCACGGGGTCTCGCCCGTGGTCGCGATCAACGCCTTCCCGACCGATCACCCGAGCGAGCACGAGGCGATCCGCCGGATCGCCGAGGAGATGGGCGCCCGCGTGGCGGTCAGCAGCCACTTCTCCGATGGCGGTCGCGGTGCGGCCGAGCTGGCCGAAGCCGTCGCCGAGGCAGCCGAGGAGCCCAGCGAGTTCCGCCTGCTCTACCCGGACGAGGCCAGCCTGCGCGAGAAGATCGAGGCGGTCGCCACCAAGGTCTACGGCGCCGACGGGGTGTCCTACGACCTCAGCGCGCAGCGGCAGCTGGACAGCTACGAGGCGAACGGGTTCGGCCACCTGCCCGTCTGCATCGCCAAGACCCACCTGTCGATATCGTCCGACCCGACCCTCACCGGCGCCCCCACGGGGTGGACCCTCCCCGTCCGTGAGGTGCGGGCGTCCGTGGGCGCCGGGTTCGTCTACCCCATCTGCGGCGACATGCGCACGATGCCGGGCCTGAGCTCGAACCCGGCCGCCCACCACATCGACATCGACGAGGACGGCGAGATCGTGGGCCTGTCCTGA